The sequence gaaggttaagaattaaaagaaaatttaactactCAAAAGTGTTTGAGAATCtacttttattattgcattaaaatgaaaaactaatttattcGTAAATCGTTTATTCTCAAAACAAAGAGGTAAAACACTAAAATGCTGATACATATAAACTATATAAACTGaaactttaattgaatttaaaatatattttatttcagaataaatgtttgattaatgaataaaaataatttattcatcaatCATTTATTCTCTAAACAAAGAGATAAAACACTGAAATGCCGATAGATTTACTCTAAATAAACTAgaactttaattgaatttaaaatatattttgtttcataatgaaTGTTTGATTcatgaataaaactaatttattcataaatcatttaTTCTCTAAACACTGAAATGCCTATAGATATACTTTAAATAGATTAgaactttaattgaatttaaaatgtattttattccataatgAATGCTTGATTCATGAATATaactaatttattcataaatcatttaTTCTCTAAACAAAGAGATAAAACACTGAAATGCCGATATATATACTCTAAATATACTATaactttaattgcatttaaaatatattttatttcataatgaatgtttaattttattaatatggtgTATATATTATGGCTtaatttaacgtttttttttttctccatttatctttttgtttcatatcacaaaaatttattatatgcacatacgcacacacacacataatttattgtgctgataaaatttattttttaaactttattctgttttatttctattatttttctgttatttagtattgttaagttttaaattcatatcgtgattcattatcataaaataaaataaatatattataaagcaattctgtaataattcttttcttaatcttttaCTAGGAGTCACCACTGACATTAcatataaaatagctaaaattaatcgattaattactaacaaaaaataatacattatttaatatcatcGTAATTAAACAACTGTACAGTCTTTCTAAATTCTATTGCTATTGGAATTGTGGATCTATATCAAACTTTAGGTGCAATTTATTGAATTATCACATTTGTATATGTTTCAGTGGacgtaaatacaataattaaaaatgcaacaagaTAAGtgtaatgtatataaattaatcaaagaaAGTTGAGAATAgacatgaatcaaatttttaactgtaTCTGATGAAAAAAAGATTCACAAAATTCTCCCAGGTAACCGAAGTGAATGATTTTATAATCTAGATATTTTTCAGCAatgttcgaaatttaaaaatttaaaaaatcttagtaaagttaatattttttttaattatataatccaCAGCATCAATTTGATAATGGTACCTTATTTTTGTCTTGGAcacaagaaacattttttttaaatcacaaatatttCCACATAATAAATGTAACATAACAATTGcacatagtaaataaaataaagtgtacATAAATACaggttttgattatttttttttttactcgtcgGATTGGAAATGAatagataaataagtaaaatattttctttgaatgctATTTTAAATACACAGACTATTatatacactcaagagccaaaacattatgaccaccccTACATTTTGCAATGAACTCACCTGGATGACGTGGAAGGCACGTGATCAGGTGGAAGTGGTATTTAACTGCTGCTGAAGAGTTTGAAGAATCATTCTTTCgcttacttctgtgtgtgatgGGAAAGGCTGCGGATCTAAGCGACTGTGATAGAGGGCAGATTGTAATGGCTCGAAGGCTCGGAACAAGTATTTCCGAAACTGCACGTCTCGTGGGTTGTGCGCGATCTACAGTTTTTAGTACTTATGCAAAGTGGATGAATGGCGGTGAAAGCAGCAGTAGACGACATGGTGTTGGATGTCCACACGCTATCAAAGAAAAAGGTCGTCGGAGACTGTCTCGCATGGTGAATCAAAACCGGAGCCAGACTGTGGCTCAGCTGACAGCCCAATACAATGCCTGGCCAAGTAGAATAGTATCGGAGCACACTGTTCAGCGGACATTGTTGGATATGGAGCTACGCAGAAAAAAGCCCCACTCGTGTGCCTTTGCTGACCAAGTGTCATCGCCAACTGCGCCTGCGCTGGGCCCGGGAACATCGCAACTGGTCCATGGATCAGTGGGAGAGAGTTGCCTGGTCAGATGAATCACGGTTTGTTATGCATCACGCCGATGGCCGTGTCAGGATACGCCGTCTTCCAGGCGAACAGTTGCTCCCTCAATGTACAGTAGGTCATACACAGGCCGGTGTTGGCGGTATTATGCTTTGGGGGACGTTCTCTTGGGCGTCTCTGGGACCCGTGGCTCTGGTAGAGCATACCATGAATGCTACAGGGTATCTGAACATCATTGCGGACCAGTTGCACCCTTACATGGCCTCTGTTTTTCCAGCTGGAAATGGAATGTTCCAACAAGACAACGCCCCGTGTCACAAGGCTAAAATTGTGTTGGAATGGTTCCAGGAACATGATGCTGAATTCCAGTTAATGTCCTGGCCGCGTAACTAACCGGATCTCAATCCGATAGAACACCTTTGGGATGACATGGGACGGCAGCTCAGAGTTCAAAGACCACCAATTCGCAATATCTCGGATTTGAGTGACCGTTTCTTAAACATTTGGTACAATCTGTC comes from Argiope bruennichi chromosome 2, qqArgBrue1.1, whole genome shotgun sequence and encodes:
- the LOC129962168 gene encoding uncharacterized protein LOC129962168; the encoded protein is MGKAADLSDCDRGQIVMARRLGTSISETARLVGCARSTVFSTYAKWMNGGESSSRRHGVGCPHAIKEKGRRRLSRMVNQNRSQTVAQLTAQYNAWPSRIVSEHTVQRTLLDMELRRKKPHSCAFADQVSSPTAPALGPGTSQLVHGSVGESCLVR